A window of Roseiflexus castenholzii DSM 13941 genomic DNA:
GCATCGATGAGGTGGCAGCGTCGATCATTTTACAGGATTTTCTCGACGCACACCGGCAGGCATCGGGGTAGCGCCGACCGTTTCGATCCACGCCAGAATGGTATGGAGCACCTCTTCGAGTGGCGCAAAGGTATCGACGACCAGATGCGGCTCGTGAATGGCATAGTTTGAGACGTCAGCCCGTCGGCGCAGGTGTTCTTGCAGATGCTCCCATGTAGTCACATGGTGCGACGGCAGGCGCAACGCGGCGCGTTGTTCGATCCGGCGTCGCCATTCCTCTTCCGATGAACAGACGCATTCGATCACGAGCAGCCGCGCGCCCGTATCGTGGGCGACGACGCAAGCGGTGGTGTATCCGCCAACTTCACTCAGCGGGCTGTCGCAGATGACGCTCAGGTTCTGGAGTAACTGCCGACGCGCGACGTTGAACATCGCAATGTACGCCAGCCCGCCTGCATCCGCCACATGACCGTCCAGTACATCTTTGATGTCATCCTTATCGATCAGAGGAATGCCAAGACGACGGCTGAGACCGCGCGCAACCGCACTTTTGCCAGCGCCGGGATGACCTTTCATGGCAATAAGCAATGGACGATTAACTGCCGCCATGGACGTTCATCGGACCAAGAACTGGAGAACTGAGAACCGGGACGGGGGCTAAGTGCAATGTCTTCCAGATAACTCACACAAAGACACAAAGGCGCAAAGACTTAACGCTCAGGCTCAGTTGATGATGGCTCCTCTTTAAGGATTTTGAAGTATCAATCACACGAGTTACGCGATGGCGCGTTTTCTGGCTTCGCCAGAGCCTGCGGCAGCGTGGCGCTCCTGATCAAAATGGTGCGGCGCGGCGGCTTCGCCGCACCGTACACAAAAGAAGACAAGTACCGCCCTGCCGAAGGCAAAAAGAGCCGTCCTGCGGCTCGTCCGTGAGGTGACCGCGCAACTCCTGTCAATAAAGAGCACACACCTGCAACTTTCAGCCTTTCCACCTTTCACCTGCTCACACCTCGCGCCTCACCACAAACGCGAGATACATCTCGCGCTACGCCTCGCGCCTCACCACAAACGCGAGATACATCTCGCGCTACGCCTCGCGCCTCACCACAAACGCGAGATACATCTCGCGCTACGCCTCGCGCCTCACCACAAACGCGAGATACATCTCGCGCTACGCCTCGCGCCTCACCCCTCGCGCCTCGCGCCTCACCCCTCGCGCCTCGCGCCTCACCCCTCGCGCCTCGCGCCTCACCCCTCGCGCCTCGCGCCTCACCACAAATGCGAGATAAATCTCGCGCTACGCCTCGCGCCTCACCCCTCGCGCCTCACCACAAACGCGAGATACATCTCGCGCTACGCCTCGCGCCTCACCCCTCGCGCCTCACCACAAACGCGAGATACATCTCGCGCTACGCCTCGCGCCTCACCCCTCGCGCCTCGCGCCTCACCACAAACGCGAGATAAATCTCGCGCTACGCCTCGCGCCTCACCACAAACGCGAGATAAATCTCGCGCGACGCCGCGCGCCTCACTACAAACGCGAGATAAATCTCGCGCGACGCCGCGCGCCTCACCCCTCGCGCCTCGCGCCTCACCACAAACGCGAGATAAATCTCGCGCGACGCCGCGCGCCTCACCCCTCGCGCCTCGCGCCTCACCACAAATGCGAGATAAATCTCGCGCGACGCCTCGCGCCTCACCCCTCGCGCGCTCACCCCTCGCGCCTCACCACAAACGCGAGATACATCTCGCGCGACGCCTCGCGCCTCACCCCTCGCGCCTCGCGCCTCACCCCTCGCGCCTCGCGCCTCACCACAAATGCGAGATAAATCTCGCGCGACGCCGCGCGCCTCACCCCTCGCGCCTCGCGCCTCACCACAAACGCGAGATAAATCTCGCGCGACGCCGCGCGCCTCACCCCTCGCGCCTCGCGCCTCACCACAAATGCGAGATAAATCTCGCGCGACGCCTCGCGCCTCACCCCTCGCGCGCTCACCCCTCGCGCCTCACCACAAACGCGAGATACATCTCGCGCGACGCCTCGCGCCTCACCCCTCGCGCCTCACCCCTCAACAATCATTGAGCAACGCTGTCAGCGCCTGCTTGCGATGTTCAGGAATGGCGCGCGCCAGGGACAGCGCCACCCGCCCCAACTCGCGATAGATCGGCAGCAACTGCGGCATCTGCGCTTCGAGTGCGGCAATGTGCCGCGCAACCGTGGCATCATCGCCGCGTGCAATCGGTCCGGTCAGCGCCTCAGATGGCGTCGCGCGCTCCAGACTTTCGACGGCGCCGCGCAGCAATGGCAACAGGGCGCGCGCCTGCACCTCATCGGGTACGCCAGCGTTTTCGAGCAGGCGCATGCCACAGGCGTACAAAGCGACCGTATAGTTGGAAACCATTACGGCGGCAGTGTGGTACAGAGCGCGGCAACGACTATCGAGATCGAAAGGGATAGCGCCGATTGCATGCGCCATCTCGCGTAGCACGACAGCAAGCGATGGATCGGCGTCAACCGCCACGTATGCTCCCTGTAACCGCGCCGCTGTCGTCGGACCGGCAAGGGTCTGCAAGGGATGAAAGCAACCGGTCAACGCACCGACTCCGGCAGCGTCCGCCAGCGCTTCGCGCCCCAGGGCGCCGCTGCAATGCACCACATACTGCCCGACGCGCCATCCCCGCGCCTCAGCAATCGTGCGACACACCGGAGCGATAGCGGCATCGGGAGTTGTCAGAAACACCAGGCTGGCTGCGCGCGCGACCTCGACCGGCGCATCAACGGCTATTGCGCCGATCTGTTGCGCCAGAGCGCGCGCGCTTTCCGACGCCTGACTGGAAAGCGCCACTACACGATACCCGGCGTCAGCGAACGCGGCCGCCAGCGCCCCTCCCGCACGCCCAGCGCCAATAATGCCAATGGTGATGGCGTTGTGCATTCTTTTTGAGAACTGAGAACTGAGAACTGAGAACCCAGAACCCAGAACCGAGAACCCAGAACCGAGAACCCAGAACTGATACTAAATTGCGGTCAGTCAGACAAAATGTTCGAGGGTTCGGTTCGCAAGGCGCACCGGTCAACGCGCCCCGGCAGGCGTGTCGTGGACCGCAGTTGGCATGAGCACCCACGTCCGCCCGGCGGCTGAAACCGCAGACTACGGCTGCAAAGCCCGCCTGCGCAGGCTTCCTGGAGTTAGGAGTTAGGAGTCAGGAGTCAGGGACAAGACGCCTGCCCATTGCCCACTGCCCACCTTCAACTCTTTCGCTCCTCGCGCCTCACCCCTCTCACCTCGCGCCTCGCGCCTCACCCCTCGCGCCTCACCCCTCACGCCTCACCCCTCGCGCCTCACCCCTCGCGCCTCGCCTCGCGCCTCGCCCCTCGCGCCTCGCCCCTCGCGCCTCTCGCCTCGCCACAAACGCGAGATAAATCTCGCGCTACGCCATTGCCGGGCCCTTCGCCTCTCTCGCCTCGCGCCCCGCCCCGCGCGCCTCGCGCCTCACGCCTCTCGCCTCGTCCCTCGCGCCTCGCGCTCCGCCCCTCTCGCCTCGTCCCTCGCGCCTCGTCCCTCTCACCTCTCACCTCACCACAAACGCGAGATAAATCTCGCGCTACGCCATTGCCGGGCCCTTCGCCCCGCGCGCCTCGTCCCTCTCACCTCACCACAAACGCGAGATAAATCTCGCGCTACGCCTTTGCCGGGCCCTTCGCCTCTCTCGCCTCACGCCCCTCGCCTCTCGCCTCGCGCCTCGCGCCTCTCATACCAATGACCGGTGACCATCCGGCATAGTCACCCCGCGCAGCGCAAGGGGGCGTGCGCGACCCGCTGAGATTCCTCGCTGCGCTCGGAATGACAAGTCGCTGCGCTCGGAATGACAAGTCGCTGCGCTCGGAATGACACGCATACAGCATCGTCAAGCGTCATTGGTATCACCCCTCGCCTCGCCCCTGCGCCGCTCGCC
This region includes:
- a CDS encoding AAA family ATPase, translating into MAAVNRPLLIAMKGHPGAGKSAVARGLSRRLGIPLIDKDDIKDVLDGHVADAGGLAYIAMFNVARRQLLQNLSVICDSPLSEVGGYTTACVVAHDTGARLLVIECVCSSEEEWRRRIEQRAALRLPSHHVTTWEHLQEHLRRRADVSNYAIHEPHLVVDTFAPLEEVLHTILAWIETVGATPMPAGVRRENPVK
- a CDS encoding Rossmann-like and DUF2520 domain-containing protein, giving the protein MHNAITIGIIGAGRAGGALAAAFADAGYRVVALSSQASESARALAQQIGAIAVDAPVEVARAASLVFLTTPDAAIAPVCRTIAEARGWRVGQYVVHCSGALGREALADAAGVGALTGCFHPLQTLAGPTTAARLQGAYVAVDADPSLAVVLREMAHAIGAIPFDLDSRCRALYHTAAVMVSNYTVALYACGMRLLENAGVPDEVQARALLPLLRGAVESLERATPSEALTGPIARGDDATVARHIAALEAQMPQLLPIYRELGRVALSLARAIPEHRKQALTALLNDC